One segment of Actinomyces sp. 432 DNA contains the following:
- a CDS encoding AMP-dependent synthetase/ligase — MTAPWALAERVRTNPGGALIARKSSVGGRWRDMSAQAFREQVREVAAGLVALGLQPGDALGIMAHTCYEWTLLDFAAWEAGLVVVPIYETSSAEQARWILTDAAVRLVVVEDQPMETMLKALADQDPALANLRVLSLAGEAITELITAGKDVRAAELDARAAALTSTDLATIVYTSGTTGRPKGAELTHGNLVHLCVNACARVPEVLEAPETRTLLFLPLAHVLGRFVEMAIVCSSAGVLGHAPNVKNLVTDLASFRPTFVPAVPRVFEKIYNAADARATGAKQKVFRLAAKTAIAYSRALDTPAGPSRGLRVQRAAFDRLVFSTLRSLLGGRVTHVISGGGPLGERLGHFYRGAGVTVLEGYGLTETSAPCTVNLPAATRIGSVGLPLPGTAVRLDEDGEVLLSGIGVFRGYHNNPEATAEAFVTLPDAASEQSAGTDPAPATAAGGNGTRWLRSGDIGTLDADGFLHITGRKKELIVTAGGKNVAPAVLEDRLRGHPLVSQVLVVGENRPCIGALVTLDAEMLPLWLSSHGLPDMDPIDAAQDPRVRAALERAVARANEAVSRAESIRTFTVLPGDFTVANGLLTPSLKVRRDEATKRFAKEIDELYTRV, encoded by the coding sequence ATGACGGCGCCGTGGGCGCTGGCCGAGCGGGTGCGCACCAATCCCGGCGGTGCACTGATCGCCCGCAAGTCCTCCGTGGGCGGGCGCTGGCGCGACATGTCCGCGCAGGCCTTCCGCGAGCAGGTGCGCGAGGTCGCTGCCGGGCTCGTCGCCCTTGGGCTGCAGCCTGGCGACGCGTTGGGGATCATGGCGCACACCTGTTACGAGTGGACGCTGCTGGACTTCGCCGCCTGGGAGGCCGGGCTCGTCGTCGTCCCCATCTATGAGACCTCCTCGGCGGAACAGGCCCGCTGGATCCTGACCGACGCCGCCGTGCGGCTGGTGGTCGTGGAGGACCAGCCCATGGAGACGATGCTCAAGGCCCTGGCCGACCAAGATCCTGCGCTGGCCAACCTGCGGGTACTGAGCCTGGCCGGGGAGGCCATCACCGAGCTCATCACCGCCGGCAAGGACGTGCGCGCGGCCGAGCTAGACGCCCGCGCCGCCGCTCTGACCAGCACCGACCTGGCCACGATCGTGTACACCTCGGGCACCACCGGCCGCCCCAAGGGCGCCGAACTCACCCACGGCAACCTGGTCCACCTGTGCGTCAACGCCTGCGCCCGCGTACCGGAGGTGCTGGAGGCGCCCGAGACGCGTACGCTGCTTTTCCTTCCCCTGGCGCACGTGCTGGGCCGATTCGTGGAAATGGCGATCGTATGCTCCTCCGCCGGTGTGCTGGGCCACGCGCCTAACGTGAAGAACCTGGTCACCGACCTGGCCTCCTTCCGGCCGACCTTCGTGCCGGCCGTACCGCGCGTATTCGAGAAGATCTACAACGCGGCCGACGCCCGCGCCACCGGCGCCAAGCAGAAGGTGTTCCGGCTCGCCGCCAAGACCGCCATCGCCTACTCGCGCGCCTTGGACACCCCGGCCGGTCCGAGCCGCGGCCTGCGCGTCCAGCGTGCCGCCTTCGACCGGCTGGTGTTCTCCACCCTGCGCAGCCTGCTCGGCGGACGCGTCACGCACGTGATCTCCGGCGGCGGCCCCCTGGGTGAGCGGCTGGGGCACTTCTACCGCGGCGCCGGGGTGACGGTGCTGGAGGGGTACGGGCTCACGGAGACCTCCGCCCCCTGCACGGTGAACCTGCCGGCCGCCACCCGCATCGGCTCGGTCGGCCTGCCCCTGCCGGGCACCGCCGTCCGCCTGGACGAAGACGGCGAGGTGCTGCTCAGCGGTATCGGTGTCTTCCGCGGTTACCACAACAATCCCGAGGCCACGGCTGAGGCCTTCGTGACGCTGCCCGACGCCGCGTCCGAGCAGAGCGCGGGCACGGACCCGGCGCCTGCGACGGCAGCGGGTGGGAACGGCACGCGGTGGCTGCGCAGCGGTGACATCGGCACCCTGGACGCCGACGGCTTCCTGCACATCACCGGCCGCAAGAAGGAGCTGATTGTCACCGCCGGCGGCAAGAACGTGGCGCCCGCAGTACTGGAGGACCGGCTGCGCGGGCACCCGCTGGTCAGCCAGGTGCTGGTGGTCGGGGAGAACCGGCCCTGCATCGGCGCCCTGGTGACGCTGGACGCGGAGATGCTGCCCCTGTGGCTCTCAAGTCACGGCCTGCCGGACATGGACCCGATCGACGCCGCCCAGGACCCGCGCGTGCGTGCAGCCCTGGAGCGGGCGGTGGCCCGCGCCAACGAGGCGGTCTCCCGGGCGGAGTCCATCCGCACCTTCACGGTGCTGCCGGGCGACTTCACCGTGGCCAACGGGCTGCTCACCCCGTCACTGAAGGTGCGGCGAGATGAGGCCACCAAGCGCTTCGCCAAGGAGATCGACGAGCTCTACACCCGCGTGTAA
- a CDS encoding AMP-dependent synthetase/ligase: MSTGVASQAGSPSVVDGAAVSPLVQEPEPTWTVPWLLADRIARTADATLIERKTQLGNSWVKVTARAFGEDVARVASGLIGMGLQAGESVAIMAHTSYEWTLLDMAIARAGLVSVPIYETDSAEQVEWILADADVRLVVTENAALAELVRGAAVRCAAASHTPAVKILSLDHDAIATISEAGRGVSRDELEARSAALTSADVYSIIYTSGTTGRPKGVEITHRQAAGLGWNGVRWIPELLNSPDTRLLLFLPLAHSYARFLQLLAIAGQGVLGHTPDVKTLLPDLKGFAPSYVLAVPRVMEKIYNAADAKAGSGAKLRTFRWAAKVAIAYSRALDTPEGPSRRLRAAHALADRLVYRSIRSLLGPNARYAISGGGPLGERLGHFYRGIGLLILEGYGLTETIGPTAVNLDIHNKIGTVGPPVCGNRVRVGQDGELEVTGLGVFSRYHNNPEATAEAFTPDGWFRTGDIGSVDDDGWVRITGRKKELIVTAGGKNVAPSILEDRLRGHPLVSQVLVIGDGEPFISALVTLDKEMLPQWLANHNLPEMDVMEAASHPQVLAALDRAVARTNRAVSRAESIRTYRVLTSDFTEANGLLTPSLKVKRSLVMETYADTIAEIYSTTKKGPQE, encoded by the coding sequence ATGTCCACCGGCGTCGCCTCGCAAGCCGGCAGCCCCAGCGTTGTAGACGGCGCAGCCGTAAGCCCCCTAGTGCAGGAGCCGGAGCCGACTTGGACGGTGCCGTGGCTTCTGGCCGACCGCATCGCCCGCACCGCAGATGCCACGCTCATTGAGCGCAAGACGCAGCTGGGCAACTCCTGGGTGAAGGTCACGGCGCGAGCGTTCGGGGAGGACGTGGCTCGCGTGGCCTCCGGGCTGATCGGGATGGGGCTTCAGGCCGGGGAGTCAGTGGCCATCATGGCTCACACCTCCTATGAGTGGACGCTGCTAGACATGGCGATCGCCCGTGCGGGCCTGGTGTCTGTGCCGATCTATGAGACGGACTCCGCCGAGCAGGTGGAGTGGATCCTCGCCGACGCCGACGTCCGGCTGGTGGTGACCGAGAACGCCGCCCTGGCCGAGTTGGTGCGGGGTGCTGCCGTCCGCTGCGCAGCAGCGTCCCACACACCGGCCGTGAAGATACTGTCACTGGACCACGACGCCATCGCCACTATTAGTGAGGCCGGCCGGGGCGTGAGCCGGGATGAGCTCGAGGCGCGCTCCGCTGCGCTCACCAGTGCGGACGTGTACTCGATTATCTACACCTCCGGCACCACCGGACGCCCCAAGGGCGTGGAGATCACCCACCGCCAGGCTGCCGGCCTGGGGTGGAATGGGGTGCGCTGGATCCCGGAGCTGCTTAACTCCCCTGACACGCGCCTTCTGCTCTTCCTGCCGCTGGCCCACTCCTACGCGCGCTTCCTGCAGCTCCTGGCAATCGCCGGCCAGGGTGTTTTGGGACACACCCCCGACGTCAAGACCCTGTTGCCCGATCTGAAGGGCTTTGCCCCCTCCTACGTGCTGGCGGTGCCGCGCGTAATGGAGAAGATCTACAACGCCGCCGATGCCAAGGCCGGCTCAGGCGCCAAGCTGCGGACCTTCCGCTGGGCGGCAAAGGTAGCCATCGCCTACTCCCGCGCCCTGGACACCCCGGAGGGCCCCTCCCGGCGGCTGCGGGCCGCCCATGCGCTGGCCGACCGGCTCGTCTACCGCTCCATCCGCTCCCTGCTGGGCCCCAACGCCCGCTACGCTATCTCGGGTGGGGGTCCGCTGGGTGAGCGGCTGGGCCACTTCTACAGGGGCATCGGCCTACTCATCCTGGAGGGGTACGGCCTGACCGAGACGATCGGCCCCACTGCCGTCAACCTAGACATCCACAATAAGATCGGTACGGTTGGCCCGCCCGTGTGCGGCAACCGGGTGCGCGTCGGGCAGGACGGTGAGCTCGAGGTCACCGGCCTGGGCGTCTTCTCCCGCTACCACAACAACCCCGAGGCGACCGCCGAGGCCTTCACCCCCGACGGCTGGTTCCGTACCGGGGACATCGGTTCGGTGGACGATGACGGCTGGGTGCGAATCACCGGCCGCAAGAAGGAGCTGATTGTCACCGCGGGCGGCAAGAACGTCGCGCCAAGCATCCTGGAGGACCGGCTGCGCGGGCACCCGCTGGTCAGCCAGGTGCTGGTGATCGGCGACGGCGAGCCCTTCATCTCCGCCCTGGTCACCCTGGACAAGGAGATGCTGCCGCAGTGGCTGGCCAACCACAATCTTCCGGAGATGGACGTCATGGAGGCCGCCTCCCACCCGCAGGTGCTGGCCGCCCTGGACCGGGCGGTGGCGCGCACCAACCGGGCAGTGTCCCGGGCCGAGTCGATTCGCACCTACCGGGTGCTCACGTCTGACTTCACCGAGGCCAACGGGCTGCTGACCCCCTCGCTGAAGGTCAAGCGCTCCCTGGTGATGGAGACCTACGCGGACACCATCGCCGAGATCTACTCCACCACTAAGAAGGGGCCACAGGAGTGA
- a CDS encoding AMP-dependent synthetase/ligase, whose translation MTSTSADSAASSTAAASSSTSARSVTPPGDRPVGALQWQAPTLIRIDEHTTIPSMLEDRVRRSAGRPLIARKQEIGEAWQTVTAQAFYDEVQRVASGLIGMGLEAGARVAIMSRTRYEWTLLDFACWTAGLVPVPIYETSSAEQIAYVLSDTEARLVVAESITTAELVRAAAASLERPPEHVALTVLSLDTGALHTITEAGVGVPREQVAARTAALTTSSTATIVYTSGTTGSPKGTVLSHGNFTDLCSNAHLWMPEIAMGRDSRLLLFLPLAHVFARFLEVFQISGEGVMGHVPDTKNLLSDLASFHPSYLLVVPRVLEKIYNSADARAGNGAAGRVFRWAAKVAVDYSRALDTPAGPSRALRAQRAAADRLVYQRIRALVGDNADWIISGGAPLSPRLAHFYRGLGIPVLEGYGLTETVGPIAVNTPRLSKIGTVGPPLPPMAVRISDEGEILLKGPSVFQGYRHNPEATAAAFTDDGWFRTGDLGSLDRDGYVTITGRAKDVIVTAGGKNVSPAPLEDSLRGHPLISQVVVVGDQRPFVAALITLDAEMLPTWLRSHGLEPLPVSEASSHPQVLASLNRAVQHANAHVSRAESIREIRVLTADFTQANGLLTPSLKVRRGAALKRFAAEIDAIYGGPAGAGS comes from the coding sequence ATGACCTCCACCTCCGCGGACTCCGCGGCGTCCTCTACCGCAGCAGCATCCTCCAGCACCTCGGCGCGCAGCGTTACCCCGCCCGGCGACCGCCCGGTGGGAGCCCTGCAGTGGCAGGCTCCCACGCTCATCCGCATCGATGAGCACACCACCATTCCCTCCATGCTTGAGGACCGCGTGCGGCGCTCGGCCGGCCGCCCGCTGATCGCGCGCAAGCAGGAGATCGGTGAGGCCTGGCAGACAGTGACCGCCCAGGCGTTCTACGACGAGGTCCAGCGCGTTGCATCCGGGCTCATCGGTATGGGGCTTGAGGCCGGCGCGCGGGTGGCGATTATGTCGCGCACCCGCTACGAGTGGACGCTGCTGGACTTCGCCTGCTGGACCGCCGGGCTCGTGCCCGTTCCCATCTATGAGACGAGCTCGGCCGAGCAGATCGCCTATGTGCTCAGCGATACGGAAGCGCGCCTGGTGGTCGCCGAGTCCATCACCACGGCGGAACTGGTGCGCGCGGCCGCAGCCTCGTTGGAGCGCCCGCCGGAACATGTCGCGCTTACGGTTCTGTCGCTTGACACCGGTGCGCTGCACACCATCACCGAGGCCGGCGTCGGCGTGCCCCGCGAGCAGGTGGCCGCACGTACGGCCGCCCTGACGACCTCGTCCACCGCCACGATTGTGTACACCTCCGGCACCACCGGCTCGCCCAAGGGCACGGTACTGTCGCACGGCAACTTCACTGACCTGTGCTCCAACGCCCACCTGTGGATGCCCGAGATCGCGATGGGGCGGGACTCGCGGCTGCTGCTGTTCCTGCCGCTGGCGCACGTGTTCGCCCGCTTCCTGGAGGTATTCCAGATCTCCGGCGAGGGCGTCATGGGGCACGTGCCCGATACGAAGAACCTGTTGTCGGACCTGGCCTCCTTCCACCCCTCCTACCTGCTGGTGGTGCCCCGGGTGCTGGAGAAGATCTACAACTCGGCGGACGCCCGGGCCGGCAACGGCGCCGCCGGACGAGTCTTCCGTTGGGCGGCGAAGGTCGCCGTCGACTACTCCCGGGCGCTGGACACTCCGGCCGGGCCATCCCGCGCCCTGCGTGCCCAGCGTGCCGCCGCGGACCGGCTCGTCTACCAGCGCATCCGTGCCCTGGTGGGAGACAACGCCGACTGGATCATCTCCGGGGGCGCCCCGCTGTCGCCGCGCCTAGCGCACTTCTACCGGGGCCTGGGCATACCGGTGCTGGAGGGCTACGGTCTTACCGAGACCGTCGGCCCGATCGCAGTGAACACGCCGCGCTTGTCGAAGATCGGCACCGTCGGCCCGCCGCTGCCGCCCATGGCGGTGCGCATCTCTGACGAGGGCGAGATTCTGCTCAAGGGCCCGTCGGTGTTCCAGGGCTATCGCCACAATCCGGAGGCGACTGCGGCGGCCTTCACGGACGACGGCTGGTTCCGCACCGGCGATCTGGGCTCACTGGACCGCGACGGCTATGTGACTATCACCGGACGCGCCAAGGACGTGATTGTCACGGCCGGCGGTAAGAACGTCTCCCCGGCGCCGCTGGAGGACTCCCTGCGTGGGCACCCGCTGATCAGCCAGGTGGTGGTTGTCGGCGACCAGCGCCCCTTCGTGGCCGCCCTGATCACACTTGACGCCGAGATGCTGCCGACGTGGCTGCGCAGCCATGGCCTGGAGCCCTTACCAGTGTCCGAGGCGTCCTCCCACCCGCAGGTGCTGGCCTCCCTGAACCGGGCAGTCCAACACGCTAACGCCCACGTCTCCCGGGCCGAGTCTATTCGCGAGATCCGCGTGTTGACGGCCGACTTCACGCAGGCCAACGGGCTGCTGACACCTTCCCTGAAGGTGCGGCGCGGCGCGGCGCTGAAGCGCTTCGCCGCTGAAATCGACGCCATCTACGGCGGGCCGGCCGGGGCTGGCTCCTAG
- a CDS encoding chorismate mutase, whose translation MSNQSADSQARPAGADAGVPVEPGSASSAAAVPPQLAAYRATIDNLDAALIHLLAERFRCTRQVGRLKADLSLPPSDPAREEQQVVRLRALAEEAGLDPVFAEKFFAFIVAEVIRHHEAIREELSEDD comes from the coding sequence ATGAGCAACCAGTCGGCGGACTCTCAGGCCCGCCCGGCAGGCGCCGACGCCGGGGTGCCAGTAGAGCCGGGGTCGGCGTCGAGCGCTGCCGCGGTGCCGCCCCAGCTGGCCGCTTACCGCGCAACGATCGACAATCTCGACGCCGCCCTCATCCACCTGCTGGCGGAGCGCTTCCGGTGTACCCGGCAGGTTGGTCGGCTCAAGGCGGACCTGAGCCTGCCGCCGTCGGACCCGGCCCGCGAGGAGCAGCAGGTGGTCCGGCTGCGGGCCCTGGCCGAGGAGGCCGGCCTGGACCCGGTGTTCGCTGAGAAGTTCTTCGCCTTCATCGTCGCCGAAGTGATCCGCCACCACGAGGCCATCCGGGAAGAGCTGTCGGAGGATGACTGA
- a CDS encoding ATP-binding cassette domain-containing protein, whose translation MEENGTVTHLSVEGLSVELCYARRGNFILDVSDLELPQGVTVLAGPNGAGKTTLLSVLAGRIRFARLHATLAAEPLEPSAVGLMPQSPQLPLDLRAREVLEHIAWLTGGSHTQARGRATNLLEEIGLSQDADKPVSKLSGGMHRRLAFAASNVTPAALLLLDEPTNDLDPLQRREILSLITKASRSRCVIVSTHALHDVLPVAQHVVVLDGGRVVHAGPVDDFLVRFAPDTRDGDEAYLACLDRAQAAA comes from the coding sequence TTGGAAGAGAACGGGACGGTAACTCACTTGAGCGTCGAAGGTCTATCTGTCGAACTATGCTATGCGCGGCGCGGCAACTTCATCCTTGATGTCTCCGATCTGGAATTGCCACAAGGCGTAACCGTACTGGCAGGACCAAACGGAGCAGGAAAGACGACGCTGCTGTCTGTACTGGCGGGAAGAATCAGATTCGCTCGGCTGCATGCAACATTAGCAGCCGAACCGCTTGAGCCCTCCGCTGTAGGACTCATGCCGCAGTCGCCTCAGCTTCCTCTCGACCTGCGTGCTCGCGAGGTTCTTGAGCATATCGCTTGGCTTACTGGCGGCTCCCACACGCAGGCCCGGGGCCGCGCAACCAATCTGCTGGAGGAGATCGGGTTGAGCCAGGACGCCGACAAACCGGTGTCCAAGCTTTCCGGCGGCATGCACCGTCGTCTTGCATTCGCCGCCAGTAACGTCACACCTGCGGCGCTACTGCTCTTAGACGAGCCGACCAACGATCTCGATCCTCTTCAACGTCGCGAGATACTCAGTCTAATTACCAAGGCATCACGATCACGTTGTGTAATCGTTTCCACCCACGCGCTGCACGATGTACTGCCGGTCGCTCAGCACGTCGTCGTCCTCGACGGCGGCCGGGTGGTGCACGCAGGCCCAGTAGATGACTTCCTCGTGCGCTTCGCACCCGACACCCGCGACGGAGACGAGGCATACCTGGCCTGCCTGGACCGAGCCCAGGCGGCAGCATGA